A window of Cohnella herbarum contains these coding sequences:
- a CDS encoding ABC transporter ATP-binding protein, translating to MEDILRTSGLTKKYKTHTAVDGVSISLKKGEIYGFLGQNGAGKTTTIRMIMGLIKPTSGQIQLFGQDAESGRKAAFERIGSMIEIPGFYPNLTAVENLDIHRRMMGMGNKESIDQALEQAGLLDTGNKRVKNFSLGMKQRLGIARSLLHHPELLILDEPTNGLDPAGIKEVRQLIIELASKRNIAILVSSHILSEVQQMATKIGIIHQGVLVEEIEQHTLQMKNRHCMEFKLSNDREAAMLLEQKLGIHDYTVPEPGVIRIFEQLSESALINRTLVGHGIDVAEIAMVRETLEDYFLSLTGGDLSA from the coding sequence GTGGAAGACATTTTGAGGACGAGCGGTCTTACCAAAAAATACAAAACGCACACGGCGGTCGACGGCGTCAGCATTTCCTTGAAAAAGGGGGAAATCTACGGTTTTCTCGGTCAGAACGGGGCCGGTAAAACGACGACGATTCGGATGATCATGGGGCTCATCAAGCCAACCTCGGGGCAGATTCAATTGTTCGGTCAGGACGCGGAGTCCGGCCGGAAAGCGGCATTCGAACGCATCGGCTCTATGATCGAAATACCCGGCTTTTATCCCAACCTGACGGCTGTCGAGAACCTGGACATCCATCGTCGGATGATGGGAATGGGCAATAAAGAAAGCATCGACCAAGCGCTCGAGCAAGCGGGGCTGCTGGATACCGGGAACAAGAGAGTGAAAAATTTCTCGTTAGGCATGAAACAACGGCTCGGCATAGCCCGCTCCCTGCTGCATCATCCGGAGTTGCTTATTCTCGACGAGCCGACGAACGGTTTGGATCCGGCCGGCATTAAGGAAGTCCGGCAGCTCATTATCGAACTGGCCTCGAAGCGCAATATCGCCATTCTCGTATCGAGCCATATTCTGAGCGAAGTTCAGCAGATGGCTACGAAAATCGGGATTATTCATCAAGGAGTCCTTGTCGAAGAAATCGAACAACACACGCTTCAGATGAAAAACCGGCATTGCATGGAGTTCAAGCTAAGCAACGATCGCGAAGCCGCCATGCTGCTGGAGCAGAAACTGGGGATTCACGATTATACCGTCCCCGAACCGGGGGTCATTCGAATATTCGAGCAGTTGTCGGAGTCGGCCCTTATCAACCGCACCCTTGTCGGACACGGCATCGATGTGGCTGAAATCGCGATGGTGCGCGAAACGCTCGAAGATTACTTCCTTAGCCTGACGGGAGGCGATCTGAGTGCTTAA
- a CDS encoding response regulator transcription factor, protein MTTNILIVEDDREIHGMLTAYLQREGYETSSAYDGAEAIGKLEQTGFQLLILDLMIPVIDGYEVLRRVREKQNIPVLILSAKADEVDKIIGLGLGADDYMTKPFGLGELSARVKAMLRRYVYFNANPLDRSSSVLTHGELSIDLHTYEVASRAGRRTLTAKEFDILKLFLSHPSRVFTKSQIFQAVWNEDYMTDENTVMVHIRRLRTKIEPDPSQPVYIQTVWGIGYKLGAAAN, encoded by the coding sequence ATGACTACTAACATTCTTATCGTCGAAGACGACCGGGAAATTCACGGGATGCTGACCGCTTATCTGCAGCGGGAAGGCTACGAAACGTCATCCGCATACGACGGAGCGGAAGCGATCGGCAAGCTGGAGCAGACTGGCTTTCAGCTCCTAATTCTAGACTTGATGATTCCCGTGATCGACGGGTATGAAGTGCTGCGCCGCGTCAGGGAAAAGCAAAATATCCCCGTGCTCATTCTATCGGCCAAAGCGGACGAAGTGGATAAAATTATCGGACTGGGGCTCGGCGCCGACGATTATATGACGAAACCTTTCGGGCTCGGAGAGCTGTCGGCGAGGGTCAAAGCCATGCTGCGAAGATATGTTTACTTCAACGCCAATCCTCTAGACCGTTCTTCGTCCGTGCTAACCCATGGCGAGCTGTCGATCGATCTGCACACGTACGAAGTCGCTTCCCGAGCCGGCCGCAGAACGTTAACGGCCAAGGAATTCGACATCCTCAAGCTGTTCCTTTCCCATCCTTCCCGCGTATTCACGAAATCGCAAATCTTCCAAGCCGTCTGGAACGAAGATTACATGACCGACGAGAATACGGTTATGGTACATATTCGGCGGCTTCGCACCAAAATCGAGCCCGATCCGTCCCAACCGGTCTACATCCAAACCGTATGGGGAATCGGTTACAAGCTCGGGGCGGCGGCGAACTGA
- a CDS encoding SDR family NAD(P)-dependent oxidoreductase translates to MQNKTILITGGTGSWGRELVGKLLEREPKEIRIFSRNESLQVEMRQEFQHHPKLNFIIGDIRDKYEVMQACQQVDYIYHLAALKHVPICEQQPDSAMKTNVIGTQHVIQAAIANDVEKVIYVSTDKATHPSNTYGMTKALAEKLIVHANLREGNTRFVCVRSGNVLGSTGSVVPLFKQRIAQGLDLSLTDSRMTRFFLTLEEAVALLLKATEDSRGGEIYVTKMSACRIADLTQVLIEELATGVVRINETGARPGESLTESLISEFESTYSIDLDVRYYVILPPYPIEGLQDYYAGSVPVDFRGYHSNHALLSKPEIREMLLKGGLLA, encoded by the coding sequence TTGCAGAACAAAACGATATTGATTACCGGAGGAACGGGTTCTTGGGGAAGAGAACTCGTCGGAAAATTGCTGGAAAGGGAACCTAAAGAAATTCGAATCTTTTCCCGGAACGAGTCTTTGCAGGTGGAGATGCGGCAGGAATTTCAGCATCACCCTAAATTAAATTTTATCATTGGAGATATTCGCGATAAATACGAGGTTATGCAAGCTTGCCAGCAGGTGGATTATATCTATCACTTAGCCGCCTTGAAGCATGTTCCGATCTGCGAACAACAGCCGGATAGCGCGATGAAGACGAACGTCATTGGAACTCAGCATGTCATTCAAGCCGCTATCGCGAACGATGTCGAGAAAGTGATTTACGTATCCACGGACAAGGCGACCCACCCTTCCAACACCTACGGAATGACGAAAGCCCTCGCGGAAAAACTAATCGTTCATGCCAATTTAAGAGAAGGCAACACTCGATTCGTTTGCGTAAGAAGCGGCAATGTGCTCGGATCGACGGGCAGCGTCGTACCTCTGTTCAAACAAAGAATCGCGCAAGGGCTGGATCTATCGCTAACCGATTCTAGAATGACCCGATTTTTCTTAACCTTGGAGGAAGCCGTAGCGCTGTTGCTTAAAGCGACGGAAGACAGCAGAGGCGGGGAAATCTACGTAACGAAAATGTCGGCTTGCCGCATTGCGGATCTTACGCAAGTATTAATCGAGGAATTAGCGACGGGAGTCGTCCGTATTAACGAAACGGGCGCCCGTCCTGGCGAAAGCCTAACCGAATCTCTGATATCCGAGTTTGAAAGTACTTATTCCATCGACTTGGATGTTCGGTATTATGTCATTTTACCTCCTTATCCAATAGAAGGATTACAAGATTACTATGCGGGCAGCGTTCCTGTAGATTTTCGCGGCTACCATTCTAATCATGCATTGCTGAGCAAGCCGGAGATAAGGGAAATGCTGCTTAAAGGCGGACTGCTGGCATGA
- a CDS encoding protein adenylyltransferase SelO codes for MTEIQATKEAGWNWDNSYARLPESLFTRLDPTPVRAPRLIALNEPLAISLGLNVQALQSDDGVATFAGNRIPEGADPLAQAYAGHQFGHFNRLGDGRAILIGEQITPHGERFDIQLKGSGATPYSRRGDGRAAVGPMLREYIISEAMHALGIPTTRSLAVVATGESIYRETEQPGAILTRVAASHLRVGTFQYVAQWGTDEDLRAMADYTLRRHYPEVDAEGDRGLLLLREVIKRQAALIAQWQLVGFIHGVMNTDNMALSGETIDYGPCAFMDAYDPETVFSSIDTQGRYAYGNQPYIAAWNLARFAEALLPLLHDNQEQAVQLAQEELKGFTELYRTNWLAGMRAKLGIFNEEPQDEALIEDLLGMMQKTGADYTNTFRALTFDTAGDTVVAEHPEFGQWQERWRSRLGRQQESQASSHRLMRSSNPALIPRNHRVEAALKAAAEHGDYSVMERLLDVLSHPFDHTPEQAEFAEPPVPSSRPYRTFCGT; via the coding sequence ATGACGGAGATTCAGGCTACAAAAGAAGCGGGATGGAATTGGGACAACAGCTATGCCCGTCTTCCGGAATCCTTGTTTACCAGGCTCGACCCTACTCCCGTGCGCGCACCGCGGTTGATCGCGCTGAATGAGCCGTTGGCCATATCGCTGGGGTTGAACGTCCAAGCGCTGCAAAGCGATGACGGCGTGGCGACATTTGCGGGCAACCGGATCCCTGAAGGCGCCGATCCCCTCGCTCAAGCTTATGCAGGGCATCAATTCGGACATTTCAATCGCTTAGGCGATGGCCGCGCGATCTTGATTGGCGAGCAGATTACTCCGCATGGCGAGCGATTCGACATTCAGCTTAAAGGCTCAGGCGCGACGCCGTATTCCCGCAGGGGAGACGGTCGAGCGGCGGTTGGACCGATGCTGCGCGAATACATCATCAGCGAAGCGATGCACGCGCTGGGCATTCCGACTACTCGCAGCTTGGCGGTAGTGGCGACCGGAGAATCCATCTACCGCGAAACCGAGCAACCTGGTGCTATATTGACCCGCGTGGCCGCCAGCCATCTGCGCGTCGGCACGTTTCAATATGTCGCGCAATGGGGTACGGATGAAGATCTAAGGGCGATGGCGGACTATACGTTACGGAGACATTATCCGGAAGTCGATGCCGAGGGAGACCGCGGTCTTTTGCTGCTGCGGGAAGTGATTAAGCGTCAGGCCGCGTTAATCGCCCAATGGCAGCTCGTCGGGTTTATTCACGGAGTGATGAACACGGACAATATGGCTCTTAGCGGAGAAACGATCGATTACGGGCCGTGCGCTTTTATGGATGCTTATGATCCTGAAACGGTATTCAGCTCCATCGATACTCAGGGGCGCTACGCATACGGTAATCAGCCTTATATCGCCGCTTGGAACCTCGCGCGATTCGCCGAAGCGCTATTGCCGTTGCTGCATGACAACCAGGAGCAGGCGGTTCAATTGGCCCAGGAGGAGTTAAAGGGTTTTACGGAGCTGTATCGAACGAATTGGCTAGCGGGAATGAGAGCGAAGCTGGGGATCTTTAACGAAGAGCCGCAGGATGAAGCGCTGATCGAAGATCTACTCGGTATGATGCAGAAGACCGGCGCGGATTATACCAACACCTTCCGCGCCCTTACTTTCGATACGGCGGGGGATACGGTTGTGGCCGAGCACCCGGAATTCGGGCAATGGCAAGAGCGGTGGCGGTCGCGGCTAGGCAGGCAACAAGAATCGCAAGCTTCGTCGCACCGACTGATGCGCAGCAGCAACCCCGCACTCATTCCTCGGAACCATAGAGTAGAAGCTGCATTGAAGGCAGCTGCGGAACACGGGGATTACAGCGTAATGGAGCGGCTGCTCGACGTTCTCTCCCATCCCTTCGATCACACTCCCGAACAGGCGGAGTTCGCCGAGCCGCCCGTGCCGTCCTCTCGTCCATACCGAACGTTCTGCGGAACGTGA
- a CDS encoding ABC transporter permease encodes MLNVFYTEILKLRRTKMFWLVIIGALMPALISAFAAWGNMSWTDLYKNNLLFLNVMVSPLLLSLLSGYVVAREYSDSTINQLFVYPYRRMSILLGKTFVVALLSLAVIVLNYSAIWMVGSLMSDQPIPNDLIGKYTEAFIWMAALQMLLTPLMMATGIVGKSYIPSVVLGIIAILVNMMAISGVEDHLAGRVLFVSYLPFGTMIIQLLDITKPGVEDHIHALIPHAAMFLLLFVFNAFYYTKSEVHSGS; translated from the coding sequence GTGCTTAACGTGTTCTATACCGAAATCCTGAAACTAAGACGTACGAAAATGTTTTGGTTGGTTATCATCGGCGCCTTAATGCCCGCCCTGATCTCGGCCTTCGCGGCATGGGGCAATATGAGCTGGACCGATCTATACAAAAACAATCTTCTGTTTCTGAACGTCATGGTTAGCCCGTTGCTTCTCTCTCTCCTCTCCGGTTACGTCGTGGCTCGGGAATATAGCGATAGTACGATTAATCAGCTTTTCGTATATCCCTATCGCCGCATGTCCATCTTGCTTGGCAAAACCTTCGTGGTCGCGCTCCTCTCGCTGGCCGTCATCGTTCTAAATTATTCTGCGATATGGATGGTTGGCAGTCTCATGAGCGATCAACCGATTCCTAATGATCTGATTGGAAAATATACCGAAGCGTTCATCTGGATGGCGGCGCTGCAAATGTTACTCACGCCGCTCATGATGGCGACGGGAATCGTAGGCAAGAGTTATATTCCTTCGGTCGTGCTCGGCATTATCGCCATCCTCGTCAACATGATGGCCATCAGCGGGGTCGAAGACCATTTGGCAGGACGCGTGCTGTTCGTTAGCTACCTTCCTTTCGGCACCATGATCATTCAGCTGCTAGACATCACGAAGCCCGGCGTTGAAGACCACATCCACGCGCTGATTCCCCATGCCGCCATGTTCTTGCTTCTATTCGTTTTCAACGCGTTCTATTATACGAAGTCGGAAGTTCACAGCGGTTCTTGA
- a CDS encoding sensor histidine kinase encodes MPGYVQPAIIVFLLAASCFLLVKQWRYKQQLGWITARLNEIRGGSPNQRIRIHHAPESLIELGGSMNRLIDAYQISLERVNLLETERKKMISHLSHDLRTPLTAILGYVEVMQKDNSLSEEMRQNYYRIVVAKGNKLDALIRDFFELSKLEADNGSMEPEKLNVIDKVEEAVVSFYHQFELARLSPRLELPERPLYAWGNRQSLERIMNNLLSNALRYGADGGVVGIRVKDKEDRVWIEVWDRGQGISQTDMPHIFERLYTGSASRNSVQQGNGLGLTIVKKLVEKQHGEIIARSVPNGETVFAFCLPKAT; translated from the coding sequence ATGCCGGGATACGTTCAGCCTGCCATTATCGTCTTCCTGCTTGCCGCAAGCTGCTTTCTGCTCGTCAAACAATGGCGCTACAAGCAACAATTGGGGTGGATAACCGCAAGATTGAACGAAATACGCGGCGGCTCCCCCAATCAGCGAATCCGTATTCATCATGCGCCGGAATCCTTAATCGAGCTTGGCGGCAGCATGAACCGCCTTATCGACGCCTATCAGATCAGCTTGGAGAGAGTGAACCTTCTCGAGACCGAACGCAAAAAAATGATTTCCCACCTGTCCCATGACCTGCGAACGCCGCTGACGGCAATTCTCGGTTACGTGGAAGTCATGCAGAAGGACAATAGTTTGTCGGAGGAAATGCGGCAGAACTATTACCGGATCGTAGTCGCCAAAGGAAATAAGCTCGATGCGTTAATCCGGGATTTCTTCGAATTGTCCAAGCTGGAAGCCGACAACGGCTCCATGGAGCCGGAAAAGCTAAACGTCATCGACAAGGTCGAGGAGGCCGTCGTCTCCTTCTATCACCAGTTCGAGCTCGCGCGGCTCTCCCCCCGGCTCGAGCTTCCGGAGCGGCCGTTGTACGCATGGGGAAATCGGCAAAGCTTGGAGAGAATCATGAACAATTTACTGTCCAATGCGCTTCGTTACGGAGCGGATGGCGGCGTTGTCGGCATCCGGGTCAAGGATAAGGAAGACCGCGTATGGATCGAAGTTTGGGATCGCGGACAAGGCATTTCGCAAACGGATATGCCGCATATTTTCGAACGGCTTTATACCGGCAGCGCCTCTAGAAACTCCGTGCAACAAGGGAACGGATTAGGGCTGACGATCGTCAAGAAACTGGTGGAGAAGCAACACGGTGAAATTATTGCGAGAAGCGTCCCGAACGGCGAAACCGTATTTGCGTTCTGCCTACCCAAAGCGACTTAA
- a CDS encoding MFS transporter codes for MATYFLLIIYLAFISLGLPDSLLGSAWPVMQSDVNASLGTAGLLFMIIASGTIVSSLASGAVLKRFGTGKVTLVSCIMTAGALFGFSVAPSLAWLIVCAIPLGLGGGSVDAGLNNYVAAHYKAHHMSWLHCFWGVGATLGPMIMAQFISGQSSWRDGYLTVAGIQLGLVVILFLTLPLWDRVAKSSNVSRSEQIEDSDGLSNDEEDGQPVKPLRMKGIKLALASFLFYSGVEATVGLWGSSFLVDVKGLTASSAALWVSLYFAGITIGRFVTGFITFKLSNRTLIRGGQIIALSGAVFLVLPLPSGFALAGLMIIGLGLAPIFPCMLHETPVRFGKKKSQTIMGYQMALAYTGSTLLPPLLGFMASHTTIGIFPAFIALSAAAMLLSSEKLNVLLKMKSSGLEHGRPIH; via the coding sequence ATGGCTACTTATTTTTTATTGATTATCTACTTGGCCTTCATCAGCCTAGGGCTGCCCGATTCCCTATTGGGATCGGCGTGGCCCGTCATGCAATCCGACGTTAACGCGTCGCTGGGCACGGCGGGTTTGTTGTTCATGATCATTGCGTCAGGCACGATCGTGTCCAGCTTAGCGAGCGGAGCCGTATTAAAGCGGTTCGGAACGGGCAAAGTCACTCTCGTCAGTTGCATCATGACGGCAGGCGCCTTATTTGGTTTTTCCGTTGCTCCGTCGCTGGCGTGGCTTATCGTTTGCGCCATTCCGCTTGGCCTTGGCGGGGGTTCCGTCGATGCCGGTTTAAACAACTACGTGGCCGCGCATTACAAAGCGCACCACATGAGCTGGTTGCACTGTTTCTGGGGAGTAGGCGCGACTCTCGGACCGATGATCATGGCCCAATTCATCTCGGGGCAATCATCTTGGAGAGACGGCTACCTTACGGTCGCGGGTATTCAATTGGGATTGGTTGTCATCTTATTCTTAACGCTGCCCTTGTGGGATCGCGTCGCAAAATCAAGCAACGTTAGTCGCAGCGAACAAATCGAGGATTCAGACGGCTTGTCGAATGACGAGGAAGACGGCCAACCCGTTAAACCGTTGCGGATGAAGGGAATCAAGCTAGCTCTGGCATCCTTCCTATTCTACAGCGGAGTCGAAGCCACCGTGGGCTTATGGGGAAGCAGCTTTCTGGTTGACGTGAAGGGCTTGACCGCATCGTCGGCCGCGTTATGGGTTTCCCTGTACTTCGCGGGCATTACGATCGGGAGATTCGTTACCGGATTTATAACGTTTAAGTTAAGCAACCGCACGCTCATTCGCGGAGGTCAAATCATTGCTTTATCCGGAGCGGTGTTCCTAGTCCTGCCCTTGCCGTCGGGATTCGCGCTTGCCGGCTTGATGATTATCGGGTTAGGTTTGGCTCCGATTTTCCCTTGCATGCTGCATGAAACCCCGGTGCGATTCGGGAAAAAGAAATCCCAAACCATCATGGGTTACCAAATGGCCTTAGCTTATACCGGAAGCACGCTTTTACCTCCGTTGCTCGGGTTTATGGCTTCCCATACGACAATTGGAATTTTTCCGGCGTTTATCGCGTTATCGGCCGCGGCTATGCTCCTGTCTTCTGAGAAGCTGAATGTTTTATTGAAGATGAAAAGTTCGGGTCTCGAACATGGTCGACCGATCCATTGA
- a CDS encoding MarR family winged helix-turn-helix transcriptional regulator has translation MDNHNDSHPVPMNKGSRNLGRLIMQLRRLERHPQTFGNAGSLTPSEIHTIEAIGYEGSILMSELAARLEVTKGAVSQLIVRLEAKQLATRSPYPHDSRGVLISLTEKGKEAYKAHEEVQLQFYDQLRSRLSRQEIEIFETCIEKLNEFLQK, from the coding sequence ATGGATAATCACAACGACTCCCACCCCGTCCCTATGAACAAAGGAAGCCGCAACCTCGGCCGACTGATTATGCAGCTCCGACGTCTCGAACGCCACCCTCAAACCTTCGGCAATGCCGGATCGTTAACGCCGAGCGAGATCCATACGATCGAAGCGATCGGTTACGAGGGAAGCATTCTGATGAGCGAGCTCGCCGCTCGCCTCGAAGTGACGAAAGGCGCGGTCTCCCAGCTTATCGTTCGGTTGGAAGCCAAGCAACTGGCAACGCGTTCGCCGTATCCCCACGATTCGAGGGGGGTGCTGATTTCGCTTACCGAGAAAGGGAAGGAAGCATACAAGGCTCATGAAGAGGTTCAACTTCAATTTTACGACCAGCTTCGTTCGCGGCTAAGCCGGCAAGAAATCGAAATTTTCGAAACCTGCATAGAAAAATTAAACGAATTTCTGCAAAAGTAA
- a CDS encoding MerR family transcriptional regulator: protein MDKFKIDDVAKECGLTKRTIRYYEEIGVLFPPERSEGGMRLYTRKHIERLNQIVNARDVLGFSLMEILNFVSVREKLGEHRDSYSKSEEAEHKLQQLVEMKEMASQQLAMVDEKLAKMIEFRKEIEKMQQRIDEGITKMST, encoded by the coding sequence GTGGATAAATTCAAGATCGACGACGTGGCCAAGGAGTGCGGATTGACCAAACGAACGATTCGGTACTATGAGGAAATCGGAGTGCTGTTCCCTCCGGAGCGAAGCGAAGGCGGGATGCGGTTATACACCCGCAAGCATATCGAACGGTTGAACCAAATCGTGAACGCGCGGGATGTTCTCGGATTTTCGCTTATGGAGATATTGAATTTCGTATCGGTTCGGGAGAAGCTTGGCGAGCATCGCGATAGCTATTCCAAATCCGAGGAAGCCGAGCATAAGCTGCAACAGTTGGTGGAAATGAAAGAGATGGCCAGTCAGCAACTGGCCATGGTCGATGAGAAGCTGGCCAAGATGATTGAATTTCGCAAGGAAATCGAGAAAATGCAACAACGGATCGACGAAGGCATAACCAAAATGTCGACTTAA
- a CDS encoding ROK family transcriptional regulator yields MNELPATPKEMKNVILSGIRAALLTLGSATKAELSRQLGISFPTTSKFLAQMEQEGELIQVGIDDSSGGRRAMRYAYNPEYMLGLAIFLEQSETNFAVFNSVGEVKEQGKTSSVLRDDIHSLTKLIEEIIVQYPKIGSLAIGVPGAVNHGRIIHIPDYEQFHLFDLKGTLEERFSIPVVVENDMNAAVLGYYDNMNNKDNPSLIYLYFGKNGPGAGILINGVVVRGSTFFSGEVSFVPLYDHLNFQQALTEGTGVEKIKLREQGIDAVSRLIATCTAVINPHTIIFCHDEVNETILNGIAARSAAYIPAEHLPRLAMSDWEQDYLNGLRNLGLDLLISAPATK; encoded by the coding sequence GTGAATGAATTACCCGCGACTCCCAAAGAGATGAAGAACGTGATCCTTAGCGGCATACGCGCAGCGCTTCTTACGCTTGGGAGCGCGACTAAAGCGGAGCTGAGTCGCCAATTGGGTATCAGCTTCCCGACTACGAGCAAGTTTCTGGCCCAGATGGAGCAAGAGGGGGAGCTTATTCAAGTCGGCATTGATGATTCCAGCGGCGGGAGAAGAGCGATGAGATATGCTTACAATCCGGAATACATGCTGGGGTTGGCCATTTTTTTGGAGCAATCGGAAACGAACTTCGCGGTTTTTAATAGCGTGGGAGAAGTGAAAGAACAAGGTAAAACTTCGAGCGTTTTAAGGGATGACATTCATAGCCTTACGAAGCTGATCGAAGAGATCATCGTTCAATATCCCAAGATCGGTTCCCTTGCTATCGGAGTGCCCGGTGCGGTTAATCATGGCCGGATTATCCACATCCCTGATTACGAACAGTTCCATCTTTTCGACCTGAAGGGGACGCTGGAAGAACGATTCTCTATTCCCGTCGTCGTCGAGAACGATATGAACGCTGCCGTGCTGGGCTATTACGACAATATGAATAACAAAGACAACCCTTCCTTGATCTATTTGTATTTCGGTAAGAACGGTCCCGGTGCCGGCATTCTGATCAATGGAGTGGTGGTCAGAGGCAGCACCTTTTTCTCGGGGGAAGTTTCATTCGTTCCGCTATATGATCATTTGAATTTTCAACAAGCGTTGACCGAAGGTACGGGAGTGGAAAAAATAAAGCTTCGCGAGCAAGGGATCGATGCCGTTAGTCGGTTGATCGCGACTTGCACGGCTGTGATAAACCCTCACACGATTATTTTCTGTCATGACGAAGTGAACGAAACGATCCTTAACGGGATCGCGGCAAGGAGCGCCGCCTATATTCCGGCGGAACATCTGCCGCGGCTCGCGATGAGCGACTGGGAACAGGATTACTTAAACGGATTGCGGAATCTCGGGCTCGATCTGTTGATTTCCGCACCCGCCACGAAATGA
- a CDS encoding saccharopine dehydrogenase family protein has protein sequence MKDYIVVVGGYGHVGQSISRQLGECFPGKVYAAGRNLSRAQQFSRSTNGKVLPLQLNIAGGFDRTLRDRVKLVVMCLDQTDTSFVRFCFENGIDYVDVSANHSFLAQVEQLQAEAKANEATAILSIGLAPGLTNLMAYHAKSLMDHTDALDISIMLGMGDHHGKAAIEWTIDNLGNDFEVVRGDKKVAVASFADGKKTNFGGPLGSRKAYRFNFSDQHVLPLTLGVPTVSTRLCFDSVAITGLLAGLKASGMFRLLRYKPVRSAAVQLFGRMKFGTEIFAVKIDAWGKRDHEHVKVESFLQGTSEAEITAKVAAFVAERAYRAELPHGVYHIEQLFELNPILASMDRSTMFETRTFHLQ, from the coding sequence ATGAAAGATTACATCGTCGTCGTTGGCGGATATGGCCATGTAGGACAATCGATAAGCAGACAGCTTGGCGAATGTTTTCCGGGTAAAGTATACGCGGCGGGTAGAAATCTAAGCCGTGCCCAGCAATTCAGCCGCTCGACCAACGGGAAGGTCCTGCCCCTGCAGCTTAATATTGCTGGAGGTTTCGACCGCACCCTCCGGGATCGAGTAAAGCTTGTCGTCATGTGCCTCGATCAAACGGATACCTCATTCGTCAGATTCTGTTTCGAGAACGGAATCGATTACGTAGACGTTTCCGCGAACCATTCCTTCTTGGCTCAAGTGGAACAGCTGCAAGCGGAGGCTAAGGCTAACGAAGCTACGGCCATTTTGAGTATCGGGCTTGCGCCGGGACTGACTAATCTGATGGCTTATCATGCCAAAAGTCTAATGGATCATACGGATGCTCTAGACATCTCCATTATGCTCGGCATGGGAGATCATCATGGCAAAGCCGCCATTGAATGGACGATCGACAACCTGGGCAACGATTTCGAAGTCGTGAGAGGGGACAAGAAGGTTGCGGTTGCAAGCTTCGCGGATGGCAAGAAAACGAATTTCGGAGGGCCGCTGGGAAGCAGGAAGGCATACCGGTTCAACTTCTCGGATCAACATGTGCTGCCGCTAACGTTAGGGGTACCTACCGTTTCCACTCGGCTTTGTTTCGATTCGGTTGCGATAACCGGATTGTTGGCGGGGCTCAAAGCGTCCGGAATGTTCCGTTTATTACGATATAAGCCGGTCCGCTCTGCCGCCGTCCAACTATTCGGGCGAATGAAATTCGGTACGGAGATATTCGCCGTGAAAATCGATGCTTGGGGGAAAAGAGACCACGAGCACGTGAAGGTGGAAAGCTTCTTGCAGGGAACGAGCGAAGCCGAAATCACGGCCAAAGTCGCGGCTTTCGTAGCCGAGAGAGCGTATCGCGCCGAATTGCCGCATGGCGTGTACCACATTGAACAATTGTTTGAATTGAATCCCATTCTAGCCTCAATGGATCGGTCGACCATGTTCGAGACCCGAACTTTTCATCTTCAATAA